Within the Bacillus sp. FSL K6-3431 genome, the region TTGGCGCGTTAAAAGGTCCTCTTCACGGTGGCGCGAATGAACAAGTAATGAAAATGCTTAGTGAAATAGGTACAGTGGAGAACGCCGAAGATTACATTCTAAATAAATTGAACAACAAAGAAAAAATTATGGGCTTTGGACATCGTGTGTACCGTAAGGGAGACCCTCGCGCGAAGCATTTGCGTGCTATGTCAAAAAAACTTACTGATATCACAGGTGAACCAGAATGGTATAATATTTCTGTAAAAGTAGAAGAGGTATTTACTTCACAAAAACCACTTCCGCCAAATGTTGATTTCTATTCGGCGTCTGTTTATCATAGCCTTGGAATGGACCATGATCTGTTTACACCGATCTTTGCAGTTAGTCGCGTATCTGGCTGGTTAGCTCATATTCTTGAACAGTATGAAAATAATCGACTTATTCGCCCGCGGGCGGAGTACACAGGCCCTGGATTGCGTAAATTTGTGCCAGTAAACGAGCGATAATAATTTAATCATTAGAAAATTTTACTTTTTTTTGATAACATATGTAGATGAGATTGAAACTGGAGGGAAAGTAATGTCACAAGGTGAAAAAATTACAGTAGAAAATGGTGTATTGAATACACCGAATAACCCAATCATTCCTTTTATTGAAGGAGACGGAATTGGTCCTGATATCTGGGCAGCTGCACAAAGAGTATTAGATGCTGCTGTTGAAAAAGCATATGCAGGAGAAAAGAAAATTGCATGGAAAGAAGTTTACGCAGGAGAAAAAGCTTTCGACAAAACTGGTGAATGGCTACCAGCAGAAACTTTAGATATCATCCGCGAATACTTTATTGCAATTAAAGGACCACTTACGACACCGATTGGCGGCGGATTCCGTTCATTGAACGTTGCACTTCGTCAAGAACTTGATTTGTTTGTATGCTTGCGTCCTGTACGCTATTTTGAAGGTGTACCTTCACCAATTAAACGCCCTGAAGATACTGACATGGTTATCTTCCGTGAAAACACAGAAGATATTTATGCGGGAATTGAGTATCAAGAAGGCTCTGCAGAAGTGAAAAAGTTAATTGAATTCTTACAAAATGAAATGGGCGCTGATAAAATCCGTTTCCCTGAAACATCCGGAATCGGCATTAAGCCTGTATCTTCAGAAGGAACGAAGCGTCTTGTTCGTGCAGCGATTAACTATGCGATTACAGAAGGACGTAAATCCGTTACACTTGTTCATAAAGGTAACATCATGAAGTTTACGGAAGGCGCGTTCAAAAACTGGGGATATGAACTTGCTGAAGAAGAATTCAGTGATAAAGTATTCACATGGAATCAATATGATAAAATTAAAGAAGAACAAGGAACAGATGCTGCAAATAAGGCACAATCAGATGCGGAAGCTGGTGGAAAAATCATCATTAAAGATGCGATTGCTGATATTTTCTTACAGCAAATCCTTACACGCCCGAAAGAGTTTGATGTTGTTGCAACAATGAACTTAAACGGTGACTATGTATCTGATGCACTTGCTGCACAAGTTGGCGGAATTGGAATTGCTCCTGGCGCAAACATCAACTACGAAACTGGACATGCAATTTTTGAAGCTACGCACGGTACAGCTCCTAAATATGCTGGACAAGATAAAGTAAACCCATCATCTGTTCTTCTTTCAGGCGTACTTATGCTTGAACATCTTGGATGGAATGAAGCAGCAGAATCTATCATCAAATCCGTTGAGAAGACAATTGAATCTAAAGTTGTTACTTACGATTTTGCACGTTTAATGGATGGTGCTACAGAAGTAAAAACATCTGAGTTTGCAACGGCATTAATTGAAAACCTATAATAACTTGAACAACGGCTAAGAACGCCACGTCGTGTGGCAAAGCCATCGTGCGAGCCTAAGCGAAAGCGCTCGTTAAGCGACGTACAAACTGCGCCCACATGATGTGGGATTGACTCCTAAGGTTTGGTAGCCGTTAAGCGTTCTAGCTGGTCAATAGAAAAACGCCTGTAGTTTAGTTTGGAGAATGATCCGCGTGTGTATGCCGTTACTTTCCGGCTGCACGCGCATCTTCATATTTTTTATCCTTTAGAAGGAAGGGAAAGTACCTATGACAATGAAACGGAAAAAGATTTCAATAATCGGCGGTGGCTTTACTGGTGCTACAACAGCATTTTTAGTAGCACAAAAAGAACTTGGAGATGTTGTACTCGTTGATATTCCACAAATGGAAAATCCGACTAAAGGAAAAGCTTTAGATATGCTTGAAGCAGGTCCAGTTCAA harbors:
- the icd gene encoding NADP-dependent isocitrate dehydrogenase, which gives rise to MSQGEKITVENGVLNTPNNPIIPFIEGDGIGPDIWAAAQRVLDAAVEKAYAGEKKIAWKEVYAGEKAFDKTGEWLPAETLDIIREYFIAIKGPLTTPIGGGFRSLNVALRQELDLFVCLRPVRYFEGVPSPIKRPEDTDMVIFRENTEDIYAGIEYQEGSAEVKKLIEFLQNEMGADKIRFPETSGIGIKPVSSEGTKRLVRAAINYAITEGRKSVTLVHKGNIMKFTEGAFKNWGYELAEEEFSDKVFTWNQYDKIKEEQGTDAANKAQSDAEAGGKIIIKDAIADIFLQQILTRPKEFDVVATMNLNGDYVSDALAAQVGGIGIAPGANINYETGHAIFEATHGTAPKYAGQDKVNPSSVLLSGVLMLEHLGWNEAAESIIKSVEKTIESKVVTYDFARLMDGATEVKTSEFATALIENL